A window of the Helianthus annuus cultivar XRQ/B chromosome 4, HanXRQr2.0-SUNRISE, whole genome shotgun sequence genome harbors these coding sequences:
- the LOC110935741 gene encoding pyrophosphate-energized vacuolar membrane proton pump 1, giving the protein MAPTVLSTFATEIIIPVCAVIGIVFSLIQWFLVSRVKMTPDRNANNNNNSNKNGYDDYLIEEEEGVNDHNVVVKCAEIQNAISEGATSFLFTEYQYVGIFMVVFAILIFLFLGSVEGFSTKSQKCTYNVHQMCKPALATAAFSTIAFLLGAITSLISGFLGMKIATYANARTTLEARKGVGKAFVTAFRSGAVMGFLLAASGLLVLYIAINLFKLYYGDDWEGLFEAITGYGLGGSSMALFGRVGGGIYTKAADVGADLVGKIERNIPEDDPRNPAVIADNVGDNVGDIAGMGSDLFGSYAESSCAALVVASISSFGIEHDFTAMCYPLLVSSVGIIVCLITTLFATDFFEIKVVDEIQSALKKQLIISTVLMTVGIAIVSFIGLPTSFTIFNFGVQKVVYNWQLFLCVCVGLWAGLIIGFVTEYYTSNAYSPVQDVADSCRTGAATNVIFGLALGYKSVIIPIFAIAISIFVSFSFAAMYGIAVAALGMLSTIATGLAIDAYGPISDNAGGIAEMAGMSHRIRERTDALDAAGNTTAAIGKGFAIGSAALVSLALFGAFVSRAGIETVDVLTPKVFIGLIVGAMLPYWFSAMTMKSVGSAALKMVEEVRRQFNTIPGLMEGLAKPDYTTCVKISTDASIKEMIPPGALVILTPLIVGTFFGVETLSGVLAGALVSGVQVAISASNTGGAWDNAKKYIEAGASEHARTLGPKGSEPHKAAVIGDTIGDPLKDTSGPSLNILIKLMAVESLVFAPFFAAHGGLLFKL; this is encoded by the exons ATGGCTCCAACCGTACTGTCAACATTTGCGACGGAGATTATTATTCCGGTTTGCGCCGTTATCGGAATTGTTTTTTCGTTAATCCAATGGTTTTTAGTGTCTAGGGTTAAGATGACACCTGACCGTAAcgctaataataataacaatagtaataaaaACGGGTATGATGATTACTTGATTGAAGAAGAAGAGGGAGTTAATGATCATAACGTTGTTGTTAAGTGTGCTGAGATTCAGAACGCCATTTCTGAAG GTGCGACCTCCTTCTTGTTTACCGAATACCAATACGTCGGTATTTTCATGGTGGTTTTCGCAATCTTAATCTTCCTTTTCCTGGGCTCCGTCGAGGGTTTCAGCACGAAAAGCCAGAAATGCACGTATAACGTCCACCAGATGTGCAAACCCGCACTCGCAACCGCCGCCTTCAGTACAATCGCGTTCCTACTCGGAGCAATCACCTCGCTCATTTCCGGATTCCTCGGGATGAAAATCGCCACTTACGCTAACGCAAGGACAACGCTTGAAGCCCGAAAAGGCGTCGGTAAAGCTTTCGTTACCGCGTTCAGGTCCGGTGCTGTAATGGGCTTTCTTCTTGCCGCAAGCGGGCTATTGGTCTTGTACATCGCGATTAATCTGTTTAAGTTGTATTACGGGGACGATTGGGAAGGGCTTTTTGAAGCGATAACTGGTTACGGACTCGGTGGTTCGTCGATGGCTCTGTTCGGAAGAGTCGGTGGAGGTATATATACGAAAGCGGCTGATGTCGGTGCGGATCTTGTCGGGAAGATTGAACGGAACATTCCGGAAGATGACCCTAGAAATCCAGCT GTTATCGCCGATAACGTTGGAGATAATGTTGGGGACATTGCCGGAATGGGATCGGATCTTTTCGGCTCATATGCCGAATCATCGTGTGCCGCACTCGTTGTTGCTTCGATTTCTTCTTTCGGAATCGAGCACGACTTCACTGCAATGTGTTATCCGTTGCTTGTGAGCTCTGTTGGGATTATCGTTTGCTTGATAACCACGCTGTTTGCAACTGATTTCTTTGAAATCAAAGTCGTTGATGAGATTCAATCGGCGTTGAAAAAACAGCTTATCATCTCCACTGTTCTTATGACCGTTGGTATCGCAATCGTTAGCTTCATTGGGCTCCCGACATCGTTCACGATATTCAATTTCGGTGTTCAGAAGGTCGTGTATAACTG GCAACTGTTCTTGTGTGTATGTGTCGGTCTTTGGGCTGGACTAATCATTggttttgtgaccgagtactacaCCAGCAATGCTTACAG CCCGGTACAAGATGTTGCTGACTCCTGCAGGACTGGAGCCGCAACAAACGTTATTTTCGGTCTCGCATTGGGATATAAATCCGTAATCATTCCTATTTTTGCTATAGCAATCAGCATCTTTGTTAGTTTTAGCTTTGCTGCCATGTACGGTATTGCGGTTGCTGCTCTTGGAATGCTTAGCACCATTGCCACTGGTCTCGCTATAGACGCTTACGGGCCCATCAGTGACAATGCTGGGGGCATTGCTGAGATGGCGGGTATGAGTCATAGGATCCGTGAGAGGACTGACGCCCTTGATGCTGCCGGCAACACCACTGCCGCCATCGGAAAG GGATTTGCTATCGGTTCGGCGGCACTGGTCTCGTTAGCGCTATTCGGAGCCTTCGTGAGCCGTGCAGGCATCGAGACGGTCGATGTTCTAACACCGAAAGTCTTCATAGGTCTAATCGTTGGTGCGATGCTTCCGTACTGGTTTTCAGCCATGACGATGAAGAGTGTGGGAAGTGCCGCCTTGAAAATGGTGGAGGAAGTTAGGCGGCAGTTTAACACGATTCCGGGACTCATGGAAGGCCTTGCGAAGCCTGATTATACCACGTGTGTGAAAATCTCGACCGATGCGTCTATTAAGGAAATGATCCCGCCTGGCGCCCTTGTGATACTGACTCCTTTGATCGTCGGCACGTTTTTTGGAGTCGAGACTCTTTCGGGTGTCCTTGCTGGCGCGCTAGTTTCTGGTGTTCAG GTGGCGATTTCTGCATCGAACACCGGTGGTGCATGGGACAATGCCAAGAAGTATATTGAG GCTGGTGCATCAGAACATGCAAGAACCCTCGGACCAAAGGGGTCTGAACCACACAAAGCCGCTGTGATCGGTGACACCATCGGTGACCCGCTCAAGGACACGTCAGGCCCATCACTCAACATTCTGATCAAACTGATGGCTGTGGAATCACTTGTGTTTGCACCCTTCTTTGCTGCTCATGGTGGTTTGCTCTTTAAACTGTAG
- the LOC110935742 gene encoding phosphopantothenoylcysteine decarboxylase subunit VHS3, with protein MEVERLYDVVSGAPVAEIFSLMVQTVLDAQKSVHWLLFLVGSISNNADALADLLEAEKRFPFGDLNKVSSPDAECKDDGESEDDSDDDEDADVGDDSDDDAEDSSGEDDDDEQGGADSDSDANDDEDDDDDDDDEDDDDDDDDEDDEDDDEDDEEEEGNQPPFKKKK; from the exons ATGGAGGTTGAGAGGCTCTACGACGTCGTTTCCGGTGCTCCGGTGGCAGAGATCTTCAGTTTGATGGTTCAGACGGTTTTGGATGCTCAGAAATCTGTTCATTGGCTTCTGTTTTTG GTAGGATCGATATCCAATAATGCTGATGCTTTAGCTGACCTGCTTGAAGCAGAGAAGAG GTTTCCTTTTGGTGATCTTAACAAAGTTTCAAGCCCTGACGCTGAATGCAAAGATGACGGTGAATCAGAGGATGATAGTGACGATGACGAGGATGCTGATGTGGGCgatgacagtgatgatgatgCGGAAGATTCATCTGGagaagatgacgatgatgaacAAGGGGGTGCCGATAGTGATTCTGATGCCAACGATGATGAAgacgatgatgacgatgatgacgatgaagacgacgacgatgatgatgatgatgaagatgacgaggatgatgatgaagacgacgaggaagaggaagggaACCAACCACCATTTAAGAAGAAAAAGTAG